CTTTGTACTTAATCTTCTCAAGGGTTTGTGCAATCATTAATTTTGTGTGATTTTGTTTCTGGCTTGTGTCGCAGGAGTCTGTAGAAGAGCAACTGCTGCAGCCAGAGTTGGTATTGCATTTATCTGCCATACTGCCCTCCTTTTTTTGAAGCCTAATAATAGTACATTTTTTATTTTTTTCTATCTTTAAATTTAAAATTTTTAAAAAAATGGTATTATTTATACATGGAAAAACATTATTTAGGGCATAGAAAAAGATTGAAGGAAAGATTTTTGTCTAATCCTGACAGTTTGCAGGACTATGAAATATTGGAATTATTGTTGGGATATGTTGTAAGGGGTAAAGATACAAAACCTTATGCAAAAGAGCTTATTAAGGTTAGCGGCGGGTTAAACAATATATTTTCCTATGATATAGGGAGTATTAAGGGGCTTGGTTTTGAAACGGAAACTTTTTTTAAACTGTTAAAAGAATTTTTGTTTAGAATAGAAAGAGGTGTTGTAAAAGACAAGAAAGAAATATTGAATTCCCCTGAGTCTGTATTCGATTTTTTAAAATATAAAATTGGCTATGAAAATAAGGAAAAATTTGTAGTAATTTTGCTCAATTCAAAAGGGGAATTGTTGGAATATAAAATATTTGATACTGGTACAGTAAATCAGGCAGTTGTTTTTGTTAGGGAAGTAGCTGAATTTGCAGTTAAAGGTGGTGCTGTTTCTGCAATCGTAGCACATAATCATCCGAGTGGAGTATTAAAATTTTCTAATAGTGATTATGATTTGACTATTAAAATAAAGAGTGGGCTGGAAATCCTTGAAATTATTTTACAGGATCACATCTTGGTCTGTAAGGATACCTATCTGTCTATGAGGCAATTTGATGATAAAAGGTTATGGAGGTAAACTGTGAAAGTATTTTTGACTGGCTCTACCGGTTTTGTAGGGAAAGAAATTTTGAGGCTACTTCAAAGGGAAGGCTATATTGTGGTAGCACTGGTGAGAGATATAGATAAAGCCGAGGAGATGGAAAATGTTATTTATGTAAAAGGGGATATACTAAAACCTGAAAGCTATGAGGATTATCTGAAAGAGTGCAATGCCGTAATTCATCTGGTGGGGATAATTAGGGAAGATAGAAAAAAAAGGGTAACTTTTGACAAACTTCACTATGAGGCTACAAAGAATATTGTTGATTTGGCATATAAATACAGTATCAAGAGATTTATTCACATGTCGGCCAACGGCACTCGTGAAGATGCAGTGAGTGATTATCACAAAACAAAATTTATGGCTGAGGAGTATTTAAAGATTAAAGGGTTAAATTACACTATTTTCAGGCCTTCAGTTATTTACGGTCCGGGGGATATCTTTATTAATATGCTAAACGGTCTTATGAAAATGACACCTTTATTCAGCTATTTTGGTGATGGAGGCTATAAAATGCAGCCGGTAAGTGTTTATGAAGTTGCCGAGCTGTTTGTAAATGCTTTGAAAGAGGATGCAAGTATTGGTAAAACATACAGTGTTTGTGGTAAGGATATATATACATATAAAGAGATATTAAAGATGATAAATAGGGTTACCGGCAGAAAAGTGCTACTTTTTCCAATTCCCGAGTTTATTATCCGGATAATGGTTAAACTTTTTGGGAAGACTACGTGGTTTCCTATTACGACAGACCAGTTTATTATGCTTACCGAAGGGAATATTTGTGATGATGATGCGTGCTTTAAAGAGTTAAATGTCAAAAAAAGAGATATGTCTGAAGTTTTGAGTACTTATTTAAAGTGATATATTCTTAGTAAGCTTAGTAGACTTTTTTTATAATTTTGGTATAATCGGCAAAAAGATTAGGAGTGGTTGATGAGAAAAATTTTAATATTGGTTATCATGATGACGTTTTTTGTTTTAAGTTGTTCAAACAATAGCAGCAAAAATGTAAACCCTTCTGAAATTATTCCTCAGATGAGCATAGCAAAATATGAAGAGGTAAAAGCTCAATACAAAGGTAAAGTAGTGCTGGTAAACTTTTTTGCCTCATGGTGTCCACCCTGTAAGGCAGAAATTCCTGACTTTATAAAAGTATATAATAAGCATAAGGATAAATTTGTGATTATAGGTATTTCTATTGATGATGATGTTCAGAAAGGGGCTGAGTTTGTAGTTGATAAAGGTATTCCATATCCGACTTTTCATGCGGAAAGGGCACTTGAAGCTAAAATGAACGTTTCCAGTATACCAACAAATATATTCTATAAGCCTGACGGGACACTTTTTAACTTTTACGTAGGTGCTTTGACGGAAGATTTTCTTGAATCGGTTATTGAGAGGCTTTCAAAATAGTGGACAATTTAACCAAATCTTTGCTTATTATTGATGATGATATTGGGATAAGGGACGGCCTGTCGGTATTGATGGGCCGTTATTTTAATGTGGAAACCGCTTCTTGCGGAAAAGAAGCTTTTGAAAAATTAGAAAAAAGTCAATATGATGTTTATCTCATAGATTTATATCTTGGTGATATAAGTGGATTGGATGTTTTAAAAAAAATTAAAAGCCTAAATAAAAACTCTGTGGCAATAATTTTGACAGCCTATGGCGACGAGACCGATATAGAGCAGGCCGAGAAGTTAGGGGCTGATGAGTTTTTACATAAACCTATTACATACAACAAGTTAATGGATGTGATTAATAATATTTTCGAAAAAGGCGAAAAAACATCCAATTTTGAAAAGTACCAAAATTCTGTTTCAAAATTTATCAAAGAGGTTAGCAATGAGCTCAAGGTGCATCTGAATATTGCCGAAGGCTCAGCTAATTATTTGTATGAAAAATATGATGGTGATATTGTTGAAGTAAGTAATACCATAAAAAAAGCTGTTCACGAAATGAAAATGATTATTGAGTTTTTAAATGTACTTTCAAACTTAAAAAATAAAACATATACCGATGAAAGAAAAATCATAACAATAAAAGGGCTTATGGAAGAAGCTTCACGTAAACTATTTGACAGAGGTGTTTTTAAAAGGGTAGTGTTTGAGGATGCCTCTTTTACTTTTTTTCGGGACAGTTTATTAAATATATTTACAGTTGTACTATCAATTTTATCTCACTCAGACAGAAGTATTTTGAGGATAACAAAAAATGGGAGTGAATTGCTGATAGAATTAATAAATTTAAATTTTAATGTAAAAAACTTTTTAAATGATGAAGAAGACTTTAGTTATCCGTCTGTTGAGGTCAGATTGTTAAGAGAGCTTATAAGTTATGTTAGAGGGAAAATAAATATTAAAACAGGTGAGAAATATACTTCATTGATTCTTATAATTAATTTATCGTAGTGCTGTTAGGTTTTAAATTTTTTGTCAATGTAAATATTGTTGAGTCTTCTGTTTGAATAAATTCCATTTTATCAACTATTTTTGAGATAATAAAAAGTCCCCTTCCTGACTCATCATAAGGGTCGGGATTATTTATTAAAGGGTTTTTGTCAAGTTTGCCCCCTTTATCAATTATTTCAATATTAATCGTTAAGTTTTCAACAGTGATTTTTACTGTTATCTCCTGTTTTGCTCCATGTTTTACAGCATTTGAGAGGGCTTCAGTTACCGCAAGATTGAGGTAGAAAGCGACATCAGATTGATTTGGATAAAAATTTTTTACCGAATTTTCCAATAACTCCCCCACTTTTTGTAATATATCCAATTTACTGGGGAGAGTTAGCTCAAATATAAGTTTCATGACAAGTTTACCAACGCCTCATCCAAATTGTCATATATTTCAAATATTTTTGTGAGCCCTGTCATTTTTAAGATGGACATTACCTTATCTGATATGTTTATAAATCGTATAGTGATGTTTTTGGCTTTACCTTGCTTATAAAAATAGATAAAAGCACTGAGCCCTGAGCTGTCTATAAATTCAAGTTTTTTAAAGTCTACTATAATAGGTTTATTTTTTAAACAGCTGACGAGTTTATTCTTGTATTCTTCGGATATACTCGAATCGATTCTTATATCTGTTATTGTAAGTAAGGTACAATTTTCCTCTTCTTTTAAAATTATATTCATAATTTTCTCCTTTTTTATTTTACAAATTATATCATATATTATATGATTTATTGAAAAATTTTCTATAGAAGTTCATCAAAATATCTTATGAGGTAGAAAAATGGGTGAAATCTTTGTTGTCGGACATAAAAATCCTGATACCGATTCTATATGTTCGGCATATGCCTATGCTAATCTTAAAAACAAAGTTGACAGTAAGCATAGATATATCGCTGCAAGATGTGGCAGTTTGAATGACCAGACAAAGTTTGTATTTTCAAACATAGATGATGAGCCACCTGTTTTTATTAGAGATATTTTCCCTAAAGTAAAGGATGTAATGACAAAAGAAGTCATATTTTCTACTCCGGATGAGCCTATTTACAATGCGGTAAAAAATCTTGAGTCTCTTGGCGTTAGACTGACACCTATAGTTGATGGCCAACTTTATAAAGGTGTGGTTAGCATACTTGAAATATCAAGATTTTTTTTACCAAACAACATAGAGAATAAACCTGAGTATTTGGTTAGACCTGAAAACTTTAAAAATGTTATCCCTGGAGATTTTATACAAATAGGAGAAAGAGAAGAGTTTCTAACACATTTTCTTGTGGGCGGTATGCCTTTTGATACTTTTTTAAAAAGGTTTAAAAATTTGCATGCGGATAAGACAGTCCTTATCGTCGGGAAAAGGAGAGATTTTATTGAATATGCAATAAAAAACAATATAGCAGGGGTAGTTATTACCGGTATTAATAATGCTGAAGAGTTTGATTTTGATATAACCGACTATAAAGGATTTGTTTATGTTTCATACTTAGATACGGCTGAGACACTAAGAAGGATTGTTTTTTCTGTTCCAATCAAGTTTATCATGACTGATAAAATTCCAATAACGGAGCCAAATTTTTATATTGAAGATGCAAGAAAAATTATGATCAGTGAAAACCATCGTGGCTTGCCGGTAGTAGAAAACGGTAAACTTGTTGGGATTATTACAAGAAGTGATTTGTTGAAAGATAAAAAACATAAGATTATTTTAATGGACCATAACGAACTCTCACAATCTGTAGATGGCGTTGAAATGGCTGAAATAGTTGAGATAGTTGATCATCACAGGCTTGGAACGGTCAGGACAAAGTCACCGGTGACATTTTTTGCAAAACCTGTAGGAAGTACGTGTACATTAGTTTTTCAGCA
The Deferrivibrio essentukiensis DNA segment above includes these coding regions:
- a CDS encoding JAB domain-containing protein, whose product is MEKHYLGHRKRLKERFLSNPDSLQDYEILELLLGYVVRGKDTKPYAKELIKVSGGLNNIFSYDIGSIKGLGFETETFFKLLKEFLFRIERGVVKDKKEILNSPESVFDFLKYKIGYENKEKFVVILLNSKGELLEYKIFDTGTVNQAVVFVREVAEFAVKGGAVSAIVAHNHPSGVLKFSNSDYDLTIKIKSGLEILEIILQDHILVCKDTYLSMRQFDDKRLWR
- a CDS encoding complex I NDUFA9 subunit family protein, giving the protein MKVFLTGSTGFVGKEILRLLQREGYIVVALVRDIDKAEEMENVIYVKGDILKPESYEDYLKECNAVIHLVGIIREDRKKRVTFDKLHYEATKNIVDLAYKYSIKRFIHMSANGTREDAVSDYHKTKFMAEEYLKIKGLNYTIFRPSVIYGPGDIFINMLNGLMKMTPLFSYFGDGGYKMQPVSVYEVAELFVNALKEDASIGKTYSVCGKDIYTYKEILKMINRVTGRKVLLFPIPEFIIRIMVKLFGKTTWFPITTDQFIMLTEGNICDDDACFKELNVKKRDMSEVLSTYLK
- a CDS encoding putative manganese-dependent inorganic diphosphatase, with protein sequence MGEIFVVGHKNPDTDSICSAYAYANLKNKVDSKHRYIAARCGSLNDQTKFVFSNIDDEPPVFIRDIFPKVKDVMTKEVIFSTPDEPIYNAVKNLESLGVRLTPIVDGQLYKGVVSILEISRFFLPNNIENKPEYLVRPENFKNVIPGDFIQIGEREEFLTHFLVGGMPFDTFLKRFKNLHADKTVLIVGKRRDFIEYAIKNNIAGVVITGINNAEEFDFDITDYKGFVYVSYLDTAETLRRIVFSVPIKFIMTDKIPITEPNFYIEDARKIMISENHRGLPVVENGKLVGIITRSDLLKDKKHKIILMDHNELSQSVDGVEMAEIVEIVDHHRLGTVRTKSPVTFFAKPVGSTCTLVFQQYRLNNVEIDEKNSLALLSGILSDTVVLKSPTMTNEDVEAVEFLSAKLGVDYREYGKKMFEASSKLKGRSPESIVATDFKIFEEQGYRIGIGQVETVNLIELNDIKQILLDEVKKIASVKNLNWASLLVTDIIEEKSVLLTSGFQPLENLLIYNKLGENIYDLPGVLSRKKQLLPEVLRVLELLKN
- a CDS encoding STAS domain-containing protein is translated as MNIILKEEENCTLLTITDIRIDSSISEEYKNKLVSCLKNKPIIVDFKKLEFIDSSGLSAFIYFYKQGKAKNITIRFINISDKVMSILKMTGLTKIFEIYDNLDEALVNLS
- a CDS encoding TlpA family protein disulfide reductase; amino-acid sequence: MRKILILVIMMTFFVLSCSNNSSKNVNPSEIIPQMSIAKYEEVKAQYKGKVVLVNFFASWCPPCKAEIPDFIKVYNKHKDKFVIIGISIDDDVQKGAEFVVDKGIPYPTFHAERALEAKMNVSSIPTNIFYKPDGTLFNFYVGALTEDFLESVIERLSK
- a CDS encoding response regulator; this encodes MDNLTKSLLIIDDDIGIRDGLSVLMGRYFNVETASCGKEAFEKLEKSQYDVYLIDLYLGDISGLDVLKKIKSLNKNSVAIILTAYGDETDIEQAEKLGADEFLHKPITYNKLMDVINNIFEKGEKTSNFEKYQNSVSKFIKEVSNELKVHLNIAEGSANYLYEKYDGDIVEVSNTIKKAVHEMKMIIEFLNVLSNLKNKTYTDERKIITIKGLMEEASRKLFDRGVFKRVVFEDASFTFFRDSLLNIFTVVLSILSHSDRSILRITKNGSELLIELINLNFNVKNFLNDEEDFSYPSVEVRLLRELISYVRGKINIKTGEKYTSLILIINLS
- a CDS encoding ATP-binding protein — encoded protein: MKLIFELTLPSKLDILQKVGELLENSVKNFYPNQSDVAFYLNLAVTEALSNAVKHGAKQEITVKITVENLTINIEIIDKGGKLDKNPLINNPDPYDESGRGLFIISKIVDKMEFIQTEDSTIFTLTKNLKPNSTTIN